In Deinococcus sp. QL22, the following are encoded in one genomic region:
- a CDS encoding carboxypeptidase M32: protein MTTSSQTPDVQPTDVTAPPLNSPDVALPELKRRLGQISDLGAAAGLMSWDQETQMPDEAARVRGQQMATLEGLAHEIFTDPRTAELLVAAGEPADPTDAAIVQVTRRDHGKATKLPTEFVEEQSRARNEAHHAWIEARKNSEFATFAPHLTKMIDLARRQADLLGYEAHPYDALMDNYEPGMRAAHVKTVFADLRDRTLPLLRRIVAAPDAADYSVLTRPFAPEAQKAFAWRMAGEAFGLKSDFARQDESAHPFQTNFSRSDLRITTRVEPYWPACLFGTWHETGHAMYERGVGERWERTPVSSGTSLGVHESQSRMFENLLARSRPFWNRHFAALAEAAPEVTAGLDPETLYRTVNRVNPSLIRVEADEVTYNFHVMLRFELELALLEGSLNVADLPEAWNAKMGEYLGLTPPNDAEGVLQDVHWSAGLIGYFPTYTLGNLLSVQLLEAARQTPEIAAGIDQAEYAPLLAWLADNVHQHGRSRTPEQITVAATGRPLTADPYVAYLHEKYEGIYGLS from the coding sequence ATGACAACCTCATCGCAGACGCCAGATGTGCAGCCGACTGATGTGACTGCTCCTCCTCTCAACTCACCCGATGTGGCGCTGCCCGAACTGAAGCGCCGTTTGGGGCAAATCAGCGACCTGGGTGCGGCGGCGGGCCTGATGTCCTGGGATCAGGAAACGCAGATGCCCGACGAGGCGGCGCGGGTGCGCGGGCAGCAGATGGCGACTCTGGAGGGGCTGGCGCACGAGATTTTCACCGACCCCCGTACCGCCGAACTGTTGGTTGCGGCGGGCGAACCCGCTGACCCCACCGACGCCGCCATCGTGCAGGTCACGCGCCGCGATCACGGCAAGGCCACCAAGTTGCCCACCGAGTTTGTAGAGGAACAGTCCCGCGCCCGCAACGAGGCCCACCATGCGTGGATAGAGGCCCGTAAGAACAGCGAATTTGCCACCTTCGCGCCGCACTTGACCAAGATGATCGACCTGGCGCGGCGGCAGGCCGACTTGCTGGGTTACGAGGCCCACCCCTACGACGCGCTGATGGACAACTACGAGCCGGGCATGCGGGCCGCACATGTCAAAACGGTGTTTGCCGACCTGCGTGACCGCACGTTGCCGCTGCTGCGCCGAATCGTGGCCGCGCCCGACGCCGCGGATTACAGCGTGCTGACCCGCCCTTTTGCACCAGAGGCACAGAAAGCCTTTGCGTGGCGCATGGCGGGCGAGGCGTTTGGTCTGAAGTCCGACTTTGCGCGGCAAGACGAGAGTGCGCACCCCTTTCAGACCAATTTCAGCCGCAGTGACCTGCGAATCACGACCCGCGTGGAACCTTACTGGCCCGCCTGCCTGTTCGGTACCTGGCACGAAACCGGCCACGCCATGTACGAGCGCGGCGTGGGCGAGCGCTGGGAGCGGACTCCGGTGTCCAGCGGCACGAGTTTGGGCGTCCACGAAAGCCAGTCGCGCATGTTCGAGAATCTGCTGGCCCGCTCGCGTCCGTTCTGGAACCGTCATTTTGCGGCGCTGGCCGAAGCTGCCCCCGAAGTCACGGCGGGCCTGGATCCCGAAACGCTGTATCGCACCGTCAACCGCGTGAATCCCAGCCTGATCCGCGTGGAAGCCGATGAAGTCACCTACAACTTCCATGTGATGCTGCGCTTTGAACTGGAATTGGCGCTGCTGGAAGGCAGCCTGAACGTGGCCGACTTGCCGGAAGCGTGGAATGCCAAGATGGGCGAGTATCTGGGCCTCACGCCGCCGAATGACGCCGAGGGGGTGCTGCAAGACGTGCACTGGTCTGCGGGATTGATCGGCTATTTTCCGACCTACACGTTGGGCAACCTGCTGAGCGTGCAACTGCTGGAAGCCGCCCGCCAGACGCCCGAGATCGCGGCGGGCATTGATCAGGCCGAGTACGCGCCGCTGCTGGCGTGGTTGGCCGATAATGTGCATCAGCATG